Proteins encoded in a region of the Takifugu flavidus isolate HTHZ2018 chromosome 8, ASM371156v2, whole genome shotgun sequence genome:
- the LOC130530574 gene encoding probable E3 ubiquitin-protein ligase makorin-1, whose translation MARNYTDPSICRYFLRGHCRFGAGCWFKHETPLCWYFQRGGCFYGQRCRYRHVLVPKMDLAPENQPSSDDDAAAAANGQKKEPDVTCSICMENIYEMKKTFGILPNCVHAFCEPCIVTWRRMDRYRPDVVKGCPVCRVRSDFYVPSESMMEGEEKEQLIISTKQRCREEFCSFFDESGFCPFEEDCRYLTARRPEHQEEEEGAEEDDVDDEDDEDEEDDDEDYDDDDTSDEDVQVYTTVIRMDEQDLRVLFIFTNSYTQ comes from the exons ATGGCCAGAAACTACACTGACCCCAGCATCTGCCG ATATTTCCTCAGAGGTCACTGTCGATTCGGtgcaggttgttggttcaaacATGAAACACCCCTTTGTTGGTATTTCCAGAGAGGAGGTTGTTTTTATGGACAGAGGTGCAG ATATCGCCACGTTTTGGTCCCAAAAATGGACTTGGCACCTGAGAATCAACCTTCTTCAGAtgatgatgcagctgctgccgctAATGGTCAGAAGAAAGAGCCAGACGTCACCTGTTCCATATGTATGGAAAACATTTATGAGATGAAAAAAACTTTTGGGATTCTCCCAAATTGTGTCCATGCATTCTGTGAACCCTGCATCGTGACCTGGAGACGGATGGACAGATACCGTCCAGATGTTGTAAA GGGTTGTCCAGTGTGCAGAGTCCGATCAGATTTTTATGTTCCGAGTGAATCCATgatggagggagaagagaaggaacagcTGATCATCAGCACCAAGCAGAGATGCAG GGAAgagttctgcagcttttttgatGAATCTGGCTTCTGTCCTTTTGAAGAGGATTGTCGATATTTGACAGCCAGGAGACCCGAG catcaagaagaggaagaaggagcagaagaagatgacgttgatgatgaggatgacgaagatgaagaggatgatgatgaagattatgatgatgatgacaccaGCGATGAGGATGTACAAGTTTATACAACAGTAATACGCATGGATGAACAGGACCTCCGTGTTTTGTTTATCTTTACAAATTCATACACGCAGTAA